A genomic region of Rhipicephalus sanguineus isolate Rsan-2018 chromosome 1, BIME_Rsan_1.4, whole genome shotgun sequence contains the following coding sequences:
- the LOC119373986 gene encoding E3 ubiquitin-protein ligase ZNRF2 — MGGKQSTTTSNPRVSAGSGDTTGATAAATAAAGGGLSSLLAGAHHSSSSTDARLRARSLSSVLNLHPGQPLSIPASQSGFGTPESPPESGSSTPDSTPFGRVFAAHSLPVQLVSFNGIKCPVCSKFVLPDDVECHLVMCLTKPRISYNDDVLTEDKGECVICLEELNRGDTIARLPCLCIYHKSCIDAWFEVNRSCPEHPLD, encoded by the exons ATGGGCGGCAAACAGAGCACGACTACGTCTAACCCGCGCGTCTCGGCGGGCTCCGGTGATACGACAGGAGCAACGGCGGCGGCAACCGCCGCTGCAGGCGGAGGACTGTCTTCCCTGCTCGCAGGCGCCCACCACTCCTCCAGCAGCACGGATGCCAGGCTTCGGGCGCGCAGCCTGTCGAGCGTGCTGAACCTGCACCCGGGCCAGCCCCTGAGCATTCCGGCGTCACAGAGTGGCTTCGGAACGCCCGAGTCGCCGCCAGAGTCCGGCTCAAGCACTCCGGACAGCACGCCTTTCGGCCGTGTCTTCGCAGCGCACTCGCTGCCCGTGCAGCTGGTCTCCTTCAACG GTATCAAGTGCCCTGTCTGTTCAAAGTTTGTTCTACCTGATGATGTGGAGTGTCACCTTGTCATGTGCTTGACAAAACCAAGGATCAGCTACAATG ATGATGTGCTCACGGAAGACAAAGGCGAGTGCGTCATTTGTCTGGAGGAGCTTAATCGGGGGGACACCATCGCTAGACTACCTTGCCTCTGCATATACCACAAAAG CTGCATTGATGCCTGGTTTGAAGTGAACCGCTCCTGCCCTGAACACCCCCTGGACTGA